Proteins co-encoded in one Crateriforma spongiae genomic window:
- a CDS encoding NAD-dependent succinate-semialdehyde dehydrogenase, which translates to MPDQTFSLWVDGRATHTGKTFEVINPATEDVIAEVSEVDADTVQRCLDSANNAFPAWSKTPLSKRKAIIDRYAELLESHRDEIVDLLIAETGKPIDNAEYDFGMLTTCLRFFCEEAARIDQPVIPDPDGNFLNYVLRQPLGVVVGYLAWNFPLLNLGYKLGPILASGCTGIIKPSQLTPLASLRCAELLGAAGVPAGVINVIAGTDYDVTGPLLESDIPSMFTMIGSTRAGVGAMKSACTNVKHFSVELGGNAPVLVYDDADIEAAANSIVDLKFANSGQVCVSPNRCFVHESVYEEFITKAAARVGGIVLAAGRGEGRRMGPMLTGKSRDRMSQLIQSAIDNGASVVCGGKAPEDLTKGYFFEPTILRDVKKDMQLSCDEIFGPVLPVIPFSDDDDEIALANDTEYGLAAYVYTTNLNRGLRAGAEIQAGSVCVNEVHYAVHLPHGGLKQSGVGKDCSRYSLQEYLTLKRVSVRVPS; encoded by the coding sequence ATGCCCGATCAAACGTTTTCACTGTGGGTCGACGGCCGGGCGACCCATACCGGCAAGACTTTCGAAGTCATCAATCCGGCGACGGAGGATGTCATTGCGGAAGTATCCGAAGTTGACGCCGATACGGTGCAGCGGTGTTTGGATTCCGCCAACAACGCATTCCCGGCTTGGTCCAAAACACCACTTTCAAAACGCAAGGCGATCATCGATCGGTATGCAGAACTTCTAGAATCCCATCGCGATGAGATCGTTGATCTTTTGATCGCAGAAACCGGCAAACCCATCGACAACGCCGAGTACGACTTTGGCATGTTGACGACTTGCTTACGGTTTTTCTGCGAGGAAGCGGCGCGGATCGACCAACCGGTGATCCCTGATCCGGATGGGAACTTTCTGAACTATGTTCTTCGTCAGCCATTGGGCGTGGTGGTCGGTTACCTGGCCTGGAACTTTCCTCTTTTGAACCTTGGCTACAAGCTCGGTCCCATCCTTGCCTCCGGCTGTACCGGGATCATCAAACCATCACAGTTGACCCCGCTGGCATCGCTGCGATGCGCCGAATTACTGGGCGCAGCCGGTGTTCCGGCGGGGGTCATCAACGTGATTGCCGGAACGGACTATGACGTCACAGGCCCACTGTTGGAAAGTGATATTCCGTCGATGTTTACGATGATCGGTTCGACGCGAGCCGGCGTGGGGGCGATGAAGTCCGCGTGCACAAACGTCAAACACTTCTCCGTCGAACTTGGCGGTAACGCCCCGGTGCTGGTGTATGACGATGCCGACATCGAAGCCGCCGCCAACAGTATCGTCGACTTGAAATTCGCTAACTCGGGGCAAGTATGCGTTTCGCCCAATCGCTGCTTCGTCCACGAATCGGTTTATGAGGAATTCATTACCAAAGCGGCCGCAAGAGTCGGCGGTATCGTGTTGGCAGCCGGTCGTGGCGAAGGCCGTCGGATGGGGCCGATGTTGACGGGTAAATCGCGAGACCGGATGAGCCAACTGATCCAGTCGGCCATCGACAACGGTGCCTCGGTCGTTTGCGGTGGCAAAGCCCCGGAAGATCTTACCAAGGGATACTTTTTTGAGCCAACGATCCTGCGTGATGTCAAGAAAGACATGCAGCTATCATGCGACGAAATCTTTGGTCCGGTCCTGCCCGTGATTCCCTTTAGTGATGACGACGATGAAATCGCACTAGCCAATGATACGGAGTATGGGCTGGCCGCATATGTCTACACCACCAATCTGAATCGCGGGCTTCGCGCCGGGGCAGAAATTCAAGCGGGCAGCGTTTGCGTCAACGAAGTTCACTACGCCGTCCATCTGCCGCACGGCGGATTGAAGCAAAGTGGAGTCGGCAAAGACTGTTCTCGCTACAGCTTGCAAGAGTACCTGACACTGAAACGAGTCTCCGTTCGCGTCCCCTCCTGA
- a CDS encoding family 16 glycosylhydrolase: MKYVPSLLATLAVLACMPSSVGEAESPTDAVSNTSSPKAPAPASDPDNEGGWVLNPDISDEFNGPQLDQDKWFVEGTDGEYYIWKGRPPSQFAPHNVLVEDGKLKIRSQWEPEFEFAKEDYADGAHNDTYGVWEGQPFPVTTGGVISNKRFLYGYMEARTKAGNASMTSSFWAIGYQSELDIYEQIGNPAIKTGDIQEDMWKASVHDWSPPAKRPTRRFGLKTKLPFRVADDFHVYGAEWGEDYLKLYLDGELIWETSREREGKSWVLNNPLEIWFDSEIFTWLGMPTQEGLPMDYEIDYVRVWQKPSKHLLARQFFGFEGPILFQDNPKPNMLVPESSEVNQYQQFWQFGEDALTRFSITKDQAVQGIKSLRFDPNGLNVHVSAVTPPAAVQIPDGQFDLSLSVFLDKDCGLQSLNVSLSDPEVILDSFDLKGVPKEQWVKMTKTFKRDQASGDSDRLRLRIMKDQVEPGEGMIYIDDISISAHDPSAPVPAMSVIQRKTLKKSPNDMTMQEFVDMEKAKWKKNGWPWNQQAVEANFKEMDVDQNGLASGQERQTWFAKRAAEVAKENSAKIQSP, from the coding sequence ATGAAATACGTTCCATCTTTATTGGCAACGCTGGCGGTATTGGCATGCATGCCCTCTTCCGTCGGGGAAGCGGAATCACCAACCGACGCCGTTTCCAACACATCGTCGCCAAAGGCGCCCGCCCCGGCGTCGGACCCGGACAACGAGGGTGGCTGGGTGTTGAATCCCGACATCAGTGATGAATTCAACGGTCCGCAGTTGGACCAGGACAAGTGGTTTGTCGAAGGCACCGATGGCGAATACTACATCTGGAAAGGTCGGCCGCCGTCCCAGTTTGCTCCGCACAATGTACTTGTCGAAGACGGCAAGCTAAAAATCCGCAGCCAATGGGAGCCGGAATTCGAATTTGCGAAAGAAGATTATGCTGACGGTGCGCACAACGACACCTACGGTGTTTGGGAAGGTCAACCGTTTCCAGTGACCACCGGCGGTGTGATCAGCAACAAACGATTCTTATATGGATACATGGAAGCACGCACCAAGGCGGGTAACGCTTCGATGACCAGTTCGTTCTGGGCGATCGGATACCAAAGCGAATTGGATATCTATGAACAGATCGGAAATCCAGCGATCAAAACGGGCGATATTCAAGAAGACATGTGGAAAGCGTCCGTGCATGACTGGTCGCCTCCGGCGAAACGCCCGACACGCCGTTTCGGTTTGAAAACCAAACTGCCGTTTCGGGTGGCCGACGATTTTCATGTCTATGGTGCCGAATGGGGCGAAGATTATTTGAAGCTGTACCTTGATGGCGAATTGATTTGGGAAACATCGCGCGAACGCGAAGGCAAAAGTTGGGTACTGAACAATCCGCTGGAAATCTGGTTCGATTCGGAAATCTTCACTTGGCTCGGAATGCCCACCCAAGAAGGGCTGCCGATGGACTATGAAATTGACTACGTCAGGGTCTGGCAGAAGCCTTCAAAACATCTACTGGCAAGGCAGTTCTTTGGTTTTGAAGGGCCGATTTTGTTTCAAGACAATCCAAAGCCGAACATGCTGGTGCCCGAGAGCAGCGAAGTCAATCAGTACCAGCAGTTTTGGCAATTCGGCGAAGATGCACTCACGCGGTTTTCAATCACCAAAGACCAAGCGGTACAGGGAATCAAAAGCCTACGCTTCGATCCGAACGGCTTGAACGTCCATGTTTCGGCGGTGACTCCCCCGGCCGCGGTCCAGATTCCTGACGGCCAGTTTGATTTGTCCTTGTCGGTCTTTTTGGATAAAGACTGTGGGTTGCAATCGCTGAATGTCAGCCTCTCTGATCCAGAAGTCATCTTGGACAGCTTCGATTTGAAAGGCGTCCCGAAAGAACAATGGGTGAAGATGACCAAAACATTCAAACGTGATCAAGCATCAGGCGATAGTGATCGATTGCGTTTGCGTATCATGAAGGACCAGGTGGAACCGGGCGAAGGGATGATCTACATCGACGACATCTCCATATCCGCTCATGATCCATCAGCTCCCGTACCTGCAATGAGTGTCATTCAACGGAAGACCCTCAAGAAGTCGCCCAATGACATGACGATGCAGGAGTTTGTCGACATGGAAAAGGCAAAGTGGAAGAAGAACGGCTGGCCATGGAACCAGCAGGCGGTTGAAGCCAACTTCAAAGAAATGGATGTCGACCAGAACGGCTTGGCGTCGGGTCAGGAACGTCAAACGTGGTTCGCCAAACGTGCCGCGGAAGTGGCCAAGGAAAATTCGGCAAAAATCCAGTCGCCCTGA
- a CDS encoding bifunctional 4-hydroxy-2-oxoglutarate aldolase/2-dehydro-3-deoxy-phosphogluconate aldolase: protein MIFPTEIIDRLKRCRVVAGFSVDHIDHAIPIAEALLAGGIDAIELTLRTDAGIDAVNAICRQVPDMLVGVGTILTPDATAAVARAGAAFGVAPGLNRRVIEAAKDAGLPFAPGIMTPSELETAIESDCRFVKFFPAEASGGVTFLKSLAAPYKHLKIEYFPLGGVCMDNMLDYLRIPEVAAVGGSWIVNKQMVENGDWAGLQSRATEVVNALKTGGER from the coding sequence ATGATTTTCCCAACTGAGATCATTGATCGACTGAAACGATGTCGCGTCGTGGCCGGATTTTCCGTCGATCACATTGACCATGCGATACCAATCGCCGAAGCACTCTTGGCCGGCGGCATTGATGCGATCGAGTTGACGTTGCGCACCGACGCGGGGATCGACGCGGTCAATGCGATCTGTCGACAAGTCCCCGATATGCTGGTCGGCGTGGGCACCATTCTTACCCCTGACGCTACTGCGGCCGTCGCCCGGGCGGGCGCCGCTTTCGGCGTCGCTCCTGGCCTGAATCGTCGCGTGATCGAAGCGGCCAAAGATGCCGGCTTACCTTTTGCACCCGGGATCATGACACCATCGGAATTGGAAACTGCGATCGAATCCGATTGTCGCTTTGTCAAATTCTTTCCAGCCGAAGCATCCGGGGGCGTGACTTTCCTAAAAAGTCTGGCTGCTCCTTACAAGCATCTCAAAATCGAATACTTCCCGTTGGGCGGCGTGTGCATGGACAACATGCTGGATTACCTGCGAATACCAGAAGTCGCCGCGGTGGGTGGTTCATGGATCGTCAATAAACAGATGGTGGAAAACGGGGACTGGGCGGGCCTGCAATCACGGGCTACCGAAGTCGTGAACGCTTTGAAAACGGGAGGCGAACGTTGA
- a CDS encoding MFS transporter, which translates to MKSFERNALIYSTIVAMGGFLFGLDAALIAGTVDSITQQFSLDSLQLGNAVSAPALGVLIALPFAGWICNQFGRKKAILLIAILYLISAVCSAYAVNYEMLVGARFLGGLAFSSISLASMYIGEIAPPKLRGKLVSMTQINIVIGLSGAYFINYLIHYWATSGTGLAGSLGIDEANMWRWMLGSEIPVAIVWFFLLLIIPESPAWYVSRQRDEDAAKTLGKLLPADEVTAHLSEMKQSLQLGASSRSMGAQLREIFSRPMRLTFIIALTIAIAQQATGINAILFYAQTVFKQLGGGTDAAFVQAIWVGLTGIVFTVLGLLLVDKLGRRPLIIGGMVWIIASLGICAYGFHKARYTLPADAVAELEDFSDPQRLDPLVGQPFPSDIAFKNAVNDAIGPDDARKFQGALLERSIKMPATLVLIGILSFIAAFHFSVGPVMWVLFSEIFPISVRSIAIPLFTIVTSLTNYIVQKFFPWQLETMGMTSIFLFYAGTVSIGLVILFFTLVETKNMSIEEIERTLRPKAQS; encoded by the coding sequence ATGAAATCATTCGAACGCAACGCACTGATCTACTCGACGATCGTCGCCATGGGTGGCTTTCTGTTTGGTCTCGACGCGGCGTTGATCGCCGGAACCGTCGACTCCATCACCCAGCAGTTTTCGCTCGACTCGCTTCAACTGGGAAATGCGGTGAGCGCCCCGGCCCTGGGCGTGTTGATCGCACTGCCTTTTGCCGGGTGGATCTGCAACCAGTTCGGACGCAAGAAGGCGATCTTACTGATTGCCATCTTGTATCTGATCTCCGCTGTCTGTTCCGCGTACGCGGTCAACTATGAAATGCTCGTGGGCGCCCGTTTTTTGGGGGGACTGGCATTCAGTTCGATCTCACTGGCATCCATGTACATCGGGGAAATCGCGCCGCCGAAACTGCGTGGCAAGCTGGTTTCCATGACACAGATCAATATCGTCATCGGACTCTCGGGTGCCTATTTCATCAATTATCTCATCCACTACTGGGCCACGTCCGGTACTGGGCTGGCGGGATCGCTGGGAATCGATGAAGCCAACATGTGGCGTTGGATGCTGGGATCGGAGATCCCCGTCGCCATTGTTTGGTTCTTCTTGCTGCTGATCATTCCCGAAAGCCCCGCTTGGTACGTTTCAAGGCAGCGTGACGAAGATGCCGCTAAGACCCTCGGAAAACTTCTGCCCGCGGACGAAGTGACCGCTCATTTATCGGAGATGAAACAGAGCCTTCAGCTTGGCGCGTCGAGCCGATCGATGGGTGCGCAACTTCGAGAGATCTTCAGCCGTCCGATGCGATTGACTTTCATCATCGCGTTGACGATCGCAATCGCTCAACAGGCGACCGGCATCAACGCGATTCTGTTCTACGCACAAACCGTCTTCAAACAGTTGGGCGGAGGAACGGATGCCGCATTCGTACAAGCTATTTGGGTCGGATTGACCGGTATCGTGTTCACGGTCCTGGGATTGCTTCTGGTCGACAAGCTTGGGCGGCGACCGTTGATCATCGGAGGCATGGTGTGGATCATCGCCAGCTTGGGAATCTGTGCTTATGGATTCCACAAAGCCCGATACACGTTGCCGGCGGATGCGGTCGCCGAACTAGAAGATTTTTCCGACCCGCAACGTTTGGATCCGCTTGTTGGTCAACCTTTTCCAAGCGACATCGCGTTCAAAAACGCGGTCAACGACGCGATCGGCCCAGATGATGCCCGCAAGTTCCAGGGGGCGTTGCTGGAACGATCGATCAAGATGCCGGCGACGCTGGTCTTGATCGGCATTCTCAGTTTCATTGCGGCTTTTCATTTCTCGGTGGGCCCAGTCATGTGGGTTTTGTTTTCCGAGATTTTTCCAATCTCGGTGCGCAGCATTGCGATTCCGCTATTCACCATCGTGACGAGCCTAACGAACTACATCGTCCAGAAGTTCTTCCCCTGGCAGCTGGAAACCATGGGCATGACATCGATATTCCTTTTCTATGCCGGCACCGTTTCGATCGGCTTGGTCATCCTGTTCTTCACGCTGGTTGAAACGAAGAACATGAGCATTGAAGAAATCGAGCGTACACTCCGTCCGAAGGCCCAGTCATGA
- a CDS encoding mandelate racemase/muconate lactonizing enzyme family protein — MSSTTKIATIRTYHLRDHLEEPFGFSQWYYDTRNTLWVEIVAEDGTTGWGECYGPSEVYQTAIDRFYAPRLLGQDALVTDRNWQLMWRASLDFARGGVMMGAMSGIDMALWDLRGKILNQSVCEMMGGRHCDTVPCYATGMYFKDMPEDDLIRSIVDEASSYQQQGFAALKIKVGKNPNFDTQQVESLRHALPDMTMMADSNHAFDLPEAIRMGRVLEANDFRWFEEPLSPEFENQFRQLQDKLDIPIATGECEQTRFGFERLLRTGGVQIAQPDLAYCGGPSEALKIRTLASAKGINVIPHAWGTMLNLASATHFLASGYREPGRKEIDALMLEFDRTPNALRDELFDVPVVVENGVATVPTGPGLGVIVNEQKMQSFVVNRTELKV, encoded by the coding sequence ATGAGTTCGACCACCAAGATTGCCACCATCCGGACCTACCACCTGCGTGACCATCTCGAGGAACCGTTCGGTTTTTCACAGTGGTATTACGACACTCGCAACACGCTGTGGGTCGAGATCGTCGCTGAAGACGGAACCACCGGCTGGGGCGAATGCTACGGTCCGTCGGAGGTTTACCAGACGGCAATCGATCGCTTCTATGCCCCGCGTCTGTTAGGCCAGGATGCGTTAGTAACGGACCGGAATTGGCAACTCATGTGGCGAGCCTCTTTGGACTTCGCACGTGGCGGCGTGATGATGGGCGCGATGTCGGGGATCGACATGGCCCTATGGGATCTTCGTGGCAAGATCCTGAATCAATCGGTGTGTGAAATGATGGGCGGTCGCCATTGCGACACGGTTCCCTGCTATGCAACCGGGATGTATTTCAAAGACATGCCGGAAGACGACCTGATTCGATCGATCGTCGATGAGGCCTCCTCCTATCAACAGCAGGGTTTTGCCGCGCTAAAAATTAAAGTCGGCAAGAACCCAAACTTTGATACTCAACAAGTCGAATCCCTTCGTCATGCCTTGCCCGACATGACGATGATGGCCGATTCGAATCATGCGTTTGACTTGCCCGAGGCGATCCGAATGGGTCGTGTCTTGGAAGCCAACGACTTCCGATGGTTCGAAGAACCGCTGTCACCGGAGTTTGAGAACCAGTTTCGTCAGCTTCAAGACAAGTTGGACATTCCGATCGCCACCGGCGAATGTGAACAAACAAGATTCGGATTTGAACGTTTGCTCAGAACCGGTGGCGTTCAGATCGCACAACCCGACCTTGCGTATTGTGGCGGCCCTTCAGAAGCACTGAAGATTCGAACGCTGGCGTCGGCCAAAGGTATCAATGTCATCCCGCATGCTTGGGGGACAATGCTAAACCTGGCTTCGGCGACGCACTTCCTGGCCAGCGGCTATCGCGAACCGGGACGTAAGGAGATCGACGCGTTGATGTTGGAATTCGATCGCACTCCGAACGCGTTACGGGACGAACTTTTCGACGTTCCTGTCGTTGTCGAAAACGGTGTGGCCACTGTGCCAACCGGCCCGGGGCTGGGTGTTATCGTCAATGAGCAAAAGATGCAATCGTTCGTGGTCAACCGAACAGAACTGAAGGTCTAA
- a CDS encoding sugar kinase — protein MNSVVVTFGEIMGRLAAPEHLRLRQTRTLDVTYAGAEASVAASICNFGGQARFVTALPKHALADATMDSIRSVGIDASYILRTDTGRLGMYYLETGANQRPSHVIYDRADSAVAITPADAYDWDAIFKDASWLHLSGITPALSCNAADATRVAATQAKKAGVTVSIDLNFRGKLWKWDSSLQPRELARQTMKGILPHVDVVIANEEDCHDVLGIQAGQTDVHSGTLETSHYPDVARQVVQQFPNISKVAITLRESLSATHNNWGAMLYDAANQASCFSPINSDGDYQPYQIKSIVDRVGGGDAFAGGLIFALSTDELSQPQTALNYAVAASCLKHSIKGDFNYSTRQEVERLMGGSASGRVVR, from the coding sequence TTGAATTCAGTTGTTGTCACCTTTGGCGAAATCATGGGGCGATTGGCAGCCCCCGAACATTTGCGGTTGCGTCAAACGCGCACACTGGACGTCACCTATGCGGGTGCCGAAGCCAGCGTGGCGGCATCGATTTGCAACTTCGGCGGCCAAGCACGGTTCGTCACCGCGCTGCCCAAGCATGCATTGGCCGACGCGACGATGGATTCGATTCGCTCGGTCGGCATCGACGCCAGCTATATCCTGCGAACCGACACCGGTCGCTTGGGAATGTATTATTTGGAAACCGGTGCGAATCAGCGGCCAAGTCACGTGATCTACGATCGCGCCGATTCGGCGGTCGCGATCACCCCGGCGGATGCCTACGACTGGGATGCAATCTTCAAGGACGCCAGTTGGCTTCATCTCAGCGGTATTACGCCGGCGTTGTCCTGCAATGCCGCCGATGCAACGCGTGTGGCGGCAACACAGGCAAAGAAGGCGGGGGTAACCGTTTCGATCGACTTGAACTTCCGCGGCAAGCTTTGGAAATGGGATTCCTCCCTGCAACCGCGCGAACTGGCACGTCAGACCATGAAAGGCATCTTGCCGCATGTCGACGTCGTCATCGCAAACGAAGAGGACTGTCACGACGTTCTGGGTATCCAAGCGGGCCAGACGGATGTCCATTCGGGAACCCTTGAAACTTCGCATTATCCCGACGTGGCTCGACAGGTGGTCCAGCAGTTCCCAAACATCTCCAAGGTCGCCATCACGCTGCGTGAAAGCCTGTCGGCCACCCATAACAACTGGGGCGCGATGTTGTACGACGCGGCCAACCAGGCTTCGTGCTTCTCGCCCATCAATTCGGATGGGGATTATCAGCCCTATCAAATCAAAAGCATCGTCGACCGAGTGGGCGGTGGAGATGCTTTTGCCGGTGGGTTGATCTTTGCACTGTCCACCGACGAATTGTCACAGCCACAAACGGCACTGAATTATGCCGTCGCTGCGTCGTGTTTGAAGCATTCCATCAAGGGTGACTTCAACTACTCGACTCGCCAAGAGGTCGAGCGACTGATGGGTGGTTCGGCTTCGGGTAGGGTCGTTCGTTGA
- a CDS encoding glycoside hydrolase family 127 protein, producing the protein MIDTTNSPHVKLRSIPIADCRWTEGFWADKFQQCQDVMIPYMGSLLKGDIGHGLNNFKIAAGMMEGKHQGFAWHDGDFFKWMEAAVYVYSINRDSSILDELDEILEIVAKVQEDDGYLHTQIQIENIGHFSNRKYHEMYNCGHLYTSACVHHRVTGKRNFLDIAIKNADLLYKLFQPRPKELCRFGFNQSQIMGLVELYRTTRDKRYLELAEIFINNRGQSEVVDDPSTEGYPIGDMVQERVPLREETEAVGHAVLALYYYAGAADVFAETGEKALIDALDRLWHNVCEQKMYVTGAVGQAHFGASTRRDKIEEGFLDAYLMPMATAYNETCANIANAMFNFRLLGIHGQSKYADIMELVAMNSALVGIGLGGKDYFYANPLRLNRGQRDYQDHRDCTESPIREPYIECFCCPPNLVRTIAKLSNWAYSLTDNGVAVNLFGGNRLETKLTDGSDFTLTQQSAYPFEGAIRFTVEKCRQRPIEILLRIPDWADGAKLLVNGSPMGINVEPGSFSKIERSWESGDTIELNLPMDVTLMKGHPLIEEVRNQAAIKVGPLVYCLESPDLPDDVRTLDVHLPSDIDLKKESDPELLGGITTLSGEVLVRSEQRQQMYGRLHDGQPWRTIQTRFVPYFAWSNRGEAEMTVFLPIVWSQRT; encoded by the coding sequence ATGATTGACACCACGAACAGCCCGCATGTCAAGCTCCGCAGCATTCCCATTGCAGATTGTCGATGGACCGAAGGGTTTTGGGCGGACAAGTTCCAACAGTGCCAAGACGTCATGATCCCGTACATGGGATCGCTACTGAAAGGCGACATCGGCCACGGTCTGAACAACTTCAAGATCGCCGCCGGAATGATGGAAGGCAAACATCAGGGATTCGCCTGGCATGATGGGGATTTCTTTAAGTGGATGGAGGCCGCCGTCTACGTCTATTCGATCAATCGTGACTCATCGATTCTCGACGAACTCGACGAGATTCTGGAGATTGTCGCCAAGGTGCAGGAAGACGATGGTTATCTGCATACCCAAATCCAGATTGAAAACATCGGCCACTTTTCCAATCGCAAATACCACGAGATGTACAATTGCGGGCACTTATACACGAGTGCTTGTGTACATCATCGAGTGACGGGCAAACGCAATTTCCTAGACATTGCGATCAAGAACGCCGACCTGCTCTACAAGCTGTTCCAGCCGCGCCCCAAAGAACTCTGCCGCTTCGGTTTCAACCAATCCCAGATCATGGGATTGGTTGAACTGTATCGAACGACGCGCGACAAACGCTACTTGGAACTTGCCGAAATCTTCATCAACAATCGTGGGCAGTCGGAAGTCGTCGACGACCCCAGCACCGAAGGATATCCCATTGGGGACATGGTTCAGGAACGTGTCCCGCTGCGAGAGGAAACTGAGGCAGTCGGGCACGCGGTGCTAGCACTGTACTACTACGCCGGTGCAGCCGACGTGTTCGCGGAAACGGGCGAAAAGGCACTGATCGACGCGCTCGACCGTCTGTGGCACAACGTTTGTGAACAGAAGATGTATGTCACCGGTGCCGTTGGACAAGCTCACTTCGGCGCGTCGACGCGACGCGATAAAATCGAAGAGGGTTTTTTGGACGCCTACTTGATGCCGATGGCAACCGCGTACAACGAAACGTGCGCAAACATTGCCAACGCGATGTTCAATTTCCGTTTGTTGGGCATCCATGGCCAATCAAAGTATGCCGACATCATGGAACTGGTGGCGATGAACAGCGCCCTGGTCGGTATCGGCCTGGGCGGCAAGGACTACTTTTACGCCAATCCACTACGACTCAATCGCGGCCAGCGGGATTATCAAGATCATCGCGATTGCACCGAAAGCCCGATTCGCGAACCGTACATCGAGTGCTTTTGCTGCCCGCCCAACTTGGTTCGCACGATTGCCAAACTTTCCAACTGGGCTTACAGCCTGACCGACAACGGTGTGGCAGTGAACCTGTTTGGTGGCAACCGCCTGGAGACAAAGCTGACCGACGGGTCGGATTTCACACTGACCCAGCAATCGGCCTATCCCTTCGAAGGCGCAATCCGATTCACCGTTGAGAAGTGCCGGCAGAGGCCCATCGAGATCTTGCTTCGCATTCCGGATTGGGCTGACGGTGCAAAACTGTTGGTCAACGGAAGTCCCATGGGCATCAATGTCGAACCAGGCTCGTTTTCCAAAATCGAGCGATCGTGGGAATCGGGTGACACGATTGAGCTAAATCTGCCAATGGATGTGACCCTGATGAAGGGGCATCCGCTGATCGAAGAAGTTCGAAACCAAGCGGCAATCAAGGTGGGACCGCTTGTGTATTGCTTGGAATCACCGGACCTTCCCGACGATGTCCGCACGCTGGATGTGCATTTACCGTCGGACATTGATTTAAAAAAGGAAAGTGATCCGGAGCTACTGGGCGGAATCACCACGCTCAGCGGCGAGGTCTTGGTGCGAAGCGAACAACGCCAGCAGATGTACGGACGACTGCACGACGGCCAACCGTGGCGAACGATCCAGACGCGTTTCGTGCCCTACTTCGCGTGGTCCAATCGTGGTGAGGCCGAAATGACCGTCTTCCTGCCGATTGTATGGAGCCAACGGACATAG
- a CDS encoding FadR/GntR family transcriptional regulator has protein sequence MKNLTIRKNLCAQIVHDLGRQILGGEIQPGQAIPNESVLCERMGVSRTVIREAVKSLAAKGLIRSRAKLGTTVLPSVSWNFLDPDVLEWQAQTDVDGRLLRHLTQFRLGLEPAAAAFAAQCASDDQLQTIRDAFQAMEGAVENAEAFLVADLRFHTSILHATGNPFFSPVANVIRAALKSSIRVTNRQSAENRKSIPLHQSVMQAIWDRDSVAADHAMRTLLGDARARIKKAGGGKRPSTLLPNPQPESSVQSHE, from the coding sequence GTGAAGAATTTGACGATTCGCAAAAACCTGTGCGCGCAGATCGTGCACGATCTCGGACGCCAGATCCTGGGAGGCGAGATCCAGCCAGGCCAGGCTATTCCAAACGAAAGCGTGCTGTGCGAACGAATGGGAGTCAGTCGGACGGTGATCCGCGAGGCCGTCAAGTCATTGGCCGCCAAGGGGTTGATCCGATCGCGGGCAAAGCTGGGGACCACGGTCTTACCCAGCGTTTCCTGGAATTTCTTGGACCCCGATGTGTTGGAATGGCAGGCGCAAACCGACGTCGACGGACGCCTGCTGAGGCATCTGACTCAATTTCGTCTCGGTCTTGAGCCAGCCGCCGCGGCGTTTGCCGCCCAGTGTGCCAGTGATGACCAGCTGCAGACCATTCGTGATGCGTTCCAGGCGATGGAAGGAGCGGTGGAAAATGCGGAGGCCTTTCTGGTGGCGGATCTGCGATTTCATACGTCGATTCTGCATGCCACGGGCAACCCCTTCTTCTCTCCGGTCGCCAACGTGATCCGGGCTGCTTTGAAATCCAGCATCCGAGTGACCAATCGTCAATCGGCCGAAAACCGCAAGTCCATTCCGCTGCACCAATCCGTCATGCAAGCGATCTGGGACCGCGACTCGGTCGCTGCAGATCACGCGATGCGAACGTTGCTGGGTGACGCACGAGCCCGTATTAAAAAAGCGGGCGGTGGAAAGCGTCCATCAACACTATTGCCAAATCCACAACCTGAATCTTCCGTTCAATCTCACGAATGA